The following are encoded together in the Natator depressus isolate rNatDep1 chromosome 10, rNatDep2.hap1, whole genome shotgun sequence genome:
- the DUT gene encoding deoxyuridine 5'-triphosphate nucleotidohydrolase, mitochondrial isoform X2: MLAKRLLGQLLRRHNPAVSPSKRLKASEPGLRLRFAKLSENASTPSRGSARAAGYDLYSAYNYVIPAMEKGIVKTDIQISLPSGCYGRVAPRSGLAAKHFIDVGAGVIDEDYRGNVGVVLFNFGKEDFEVKKGDRIAQLICERIFYPELEEVQVLDDTERGTGGFGSTGQK, from the exons ATGCTGGCCAAGCGCCTCCTCGGGCAGCTCCTCCGCAGACACA ACCCCGCCGTGTCCCCCAGCAAGAGGCTCAAGGCCTCGGAGCCTGGTCTGCGGCTCCGCTTCGCCAAGCTCTCCGAGAACGCGTCCACCCCGTCCCGGGGCTCGGCCCGCGCAGCTGGCTACGACCTATACAG TGCCTATAACTATGTGATTCCTGCTATGGAAAAGGGCATAGTGAAAACTGACATTCAGATCTCCCTCCCTTCTGGATGTTATGGCAGAGTAG CCCCACGTTCTGGATTAGCTGCAAAACACTTCATAGATGTTGGTG CTGGGGTCATTGATGAAGATTACAGAGGAAATGTTGGTGTTGTACTTTTTAATTTCGGCAAGGAAGATTTTGAAG TTAAAAAAGGGGACAGAATTGCCCAGCTGATCTGTGAACGCATCTTCTATCCTGAGCTGGAGGAAGTTCAA GTTCTGGATGACACTGAACGTGGTACAGGTGGCTTCGGTTCCACTGGCCAGAAATGA
- the DUT gene encoding deoxyuridine 5'-triphosphate nucleotidohydrolase, mitochondrial isoform X1: MPCAGAGAAYRRSRPRYLQHPEFSWAAPTSLQLMSGDHSRDPAVSPSKRLKASEPGLRLRFAKLSENASTPSRGSARAAGYDLYSAYNYVIPAMEKGIVKTDIQISLPSGCYGRVAPRSGLAAKHFIDVGAGVIDEDYRGNVGVVLFNFGKEDFEVKKGDRIAQLICERIFYPELEEVQVLDDTERGTGGFGSTGQK, from the exons ATGCCCTGTGCAGGGGCGGGAGCTGCCTACCGAAGAAGCCGGCCCCGCTACCTGCAGCACCCTGAGTTTTCCTGGGCggctcccacctccctccagctcaTGAGCGGAGACCACAGCCGAG ACCCCGCCGTGTCCCCCAGCAAGAGGCTCAAGGCCTCGGAGCCTGGTCTGCGGCTCCGCTTCGCCAAGCTCTCCGAGAACGCGTCCACCCCGTCCCGGGGCTCGGCCCGCGCAGCTGGCTACGACCTATACAG TGCCTATAACTATGTGATTCCTGCTATGGAAAAGGGCATAGTGAAAACTGACATTCAGATCTCCCTCCCTTCTGGATGTTATGGCAGAGTAG CCCCACGTTCTGGATTAGCTGCAAAACACTTCATAGATGTTGGTG CTGGGGTCATTGATGAAGATTACAGAGGAAATGTTGGTGTTGTACTTTTTAATTTCGGCAAGGAAGATTTTGAAG TTAAAAAAGGGGACAGAATTGCCCAGCTGATCTGTGAACGCATCTTCTATCCTGAGCTGGAGGAAGTTCAA GTTCTGGATGACACTGAACGTGGTACAGGTGGCTTCGGTTCCACTGGCCAGAAATGA